One Actinomadura viridis genomic region harbors:
- a CDS encoding TetR/AcrR family transcriptional regulator encodes MPTGVHLHDARRQLFDAAERVLLRDGPNGLTSRAVTDEAGLAKGVLHRHFPDFDAFLTDLVLDRAAQLETQASALRESAGTGTVAGNLTGALTTMFGPVPMAIIPLITFRDELRARLRQAMPGGGIAILAQATTAISAYLADERELGRVAADADLDSLTLSLVGGGHLMFVDSDPCPPSTAAVSKFVTAVIADSLARRPA; translated from the coding sequence GTGCCGACCGGGGTGCACCTCCACGACGCGCGGCGGCAGCTGTTCGACGCCGCCGAACGCGTGCTCCTGCGGGACGGCCCCAACGGGCTGACCAGCCGGGCCGTCACCGACGAGGCGGGCCTCGCCAAAGGGGTCCTGCACCGGCACTTCCCCGACTTCGACGCCTTCCTCACCGACCTCGTGCTCGACCGGGCCGCGCAGCTCGAGACGCAGGCGAGCGCGCTGCGCGAGTCCGCCGGCACCGGGACGGTGGCCGGCAACCTCACCGGCGCGCTGACCACCATGTTCGGACCGGTCCCGATGGCGATCATCCCGCTCATCACGTTCCGGGACGAGCTGCGCGCACGGCTGCGGCAGGCCATGCCCGGGGGCGGCATCGCGATCCTCGCCCAGGCCACGACGGCGATCTCCGCCTATCTGGCCGACGAGCGTGAGCTGGGCCGCGTCGCGGCCGACGCCGACCTCGACTCGCTCACGCTTTCTCTGGTTGGTGGCGGGCATCTCATGTTCGTGGACAGCGACCCATGCCCGCCGTCCACGGCGGCCGTCAGCAAGTTCGTGACCGCGGTCATCGCCGACTCCCTGGCACGACGACCGGCCTAG
- a CDS encoding alkaline phosphatase D family protein, whose amino-acid sequence MTALVLGPLLRHVADRSATIWVETDRPCEVRVLSAEHGVDAAARTFTAHGHHYALVEIEGLEPGARIPYSVTLDGETVWPEPGSRFPAATIRTMSAAGALRVSFGSCRRSPDRAGLHGLDALSAFAHELAGAGGADWPDVLLMVGDQIYADELGEEMRAYIGERRDPDVPPVGEVADFEEYTHLYKLAWCEDPAVRWLLSTVPTFTIFDDHDVRDDWNTSYAWRKEMWEQPWWRARITGGIGSYWIYQHLGNLSPAERATDPLYAAVRAASAEGADAGKLIDEFAERADKEPASTRWSYAHDWGGTRLIVVDSRCSRLLTADRRGMLDDDEFRWLDEQCHGGMEHLLIASSLPVLLPRTIHHAESWNEAMAAGAWGRRGARLAERLRQFADLEHWAAFDASFRALAEDVVAVARGERGEAPASISFLSGDIHYSYLAKVTAPKTRTTISQVVCSPLRNPLVGTFRRANQIAGSRATAWPFRMLARMAKVPPLPLKWRITEGPWFDNAIATVELSGSQCRVRWETPRSETSLDELGTATVC is encoded by the coding sequence ATGACCGCTCTGGTACTCGGGCCGCTGCTCCGGCACGTGGCCGACCGCTCCGCCACGATCTGGGTGGAGACCGACCGTCCCTGCGAGGTCCGCGTCCTGTCCGCCGAGCACGGCGTGGACGCCGCCGCCCGGACGTTCACGGCGCACGGCCACCACTACGCCCTGGTGGAGATCGAGGGACTGGAACCGGGCGCCCGGATCCCCTATTCGGTCACGCTCGACGGCGAGACGGTGTGGCCGGAGCCGGGGTCGCGGTTCCCCGCCGCCACGATCAGGACGATGAGCGCGGCCGGGGCGTTGCGGGTCTCGTTCGGGTCCTGCCGCCGCTCGCCCGACCGGGCCGGCCTGCACGGCCTGGACGCGCTGAGCGCGTTCGCGCACGAGCTGGCCGGGGCCGGCGGGGCGGACTGGCCGGACGTGCTGCTGATGGTCGGCGACCAGATCTACGCCGACGAGCTGGGTGAGGAGATGCGCGCCTACATCGGGGAGCGGCGCGACCCGGACGTGCCGCCGGTGGGCGAGGTGGCCGACTTCGAGGAGTACACCCACCTCTACAAGCTGGCCTGGTGCGAGGACCCGGCGGTGCGCTGGCTGCTGTCCACGGTGCCCACCTTCACGATCTTCGACGACCACGACGTCCGGGACGACTGGAACACCTCCTACGCCTGGCGCAAGGAGATGTGGGAGCAGCCCTGGTGGCGGGCCCGCATCACCGGCGGCATCGGCTCGTACTGGATCTACCAGCACCTGGGCAACCTCTCCCCGGCCGAGCGCGCCACCGACCCGCTGTACGCGGCGGTACGGGCGGCCTCCGCCGAGGGCGCCGACGCCGGGAAGCTCATCGACGAGTTCGCCGAGCGGGCCGACAAGGAGCCCGCCAGCACGCGCTGGAGCTACGCGCACGACTGGGGCGGCACCCGGCTGATCGTCGTGGACAGCCGGTGCTCGCGGCTGCTGACCGCCGACCGCCGCGGGATGCTGGACGACGACGAGTTCCGCTGGCTCGACGAGCAGTGCCACGGCGGCATGGAGCACCTGCTGATCGCCAGCTCGCTGCCGGTGCTGCTGCCCCGGACCATCCACCACGCCGAGTCGTGGAACGAGGCGATGGCCGCGGGCGCCTGGGGCAGGCGCGGCGCCCGGCTCGCCGAGAGGCTCCGGCAGTTCGCCGACCTGGAGCACTGGGCGGCGTTCGACGCCTCGTTCCGGGCCCTGGCCGAGGACGTCGTCGCGGTGGCGCGCGGCGAGCGCGGCGAGGCCCCGGCGAGCATCTCGTTCCTCTCCGGCGACATCCACTACTCCTACCTGGCCAAGGTCACCGCCCCCAAGACGCGGACCACCATCTCCCAGGTGGTGTGCTCGCCGCTGCGCAACCCCCTGGTGGGGACGTTCCGCCGGGCCAACCAGATCGCAGGCTCCCGGGCGACCGCCTGGCCGTTCCGGATGCTGGCCCGGATGGCGAAGGTCCCCCCGCTCCCGCTGAAGTGGCGGATCACCGAGGGCCCGTGGTTCGACAACGCCATCGCCACCGTCGAGCTGTCCGGTTCTCAGTGCCGGGTCCGCTGGGAGACCCCGCGGTCCGAGACCTCCCTGGACGAACTGGGCACCGCCACCGTCTGCTGA
- a CDS encoding tetratricopeptide repeat protein, whose protein sequence is MTHVTEDDLDDLEFDTLRTGDHISAARRLSELAESVSGGVSRANVLLRAGEQWQHAGDHARAAELYRAAVDDGGETYGDARAYLADALFELGRADEARALVERIRSERPRDPEVYRTVAEVLYAQGDAAGAHDWATSGADVVLALRDRVVGVGAGTGSAPDDADASFTAGPEDVAIAEDSLEALLRLRYRARVDLGRAEDDYDALLDDLLKNA, encoded by the coding sequence GTGACGCATGTGACGGAAGACGACCTCGACGACCTGGAGTTCGACACCCTGCGCACGGGCGATCACATCTCGGCGGCGCGGCGGCTCTCCGAACTGGCCGAGTCGGTGTCCGGCGGGGTGTCACGTGCGAACGTGCTGCTGCGCGCGGGTGAGCAGTGGCAGCACGCCGGCGACCACGCCAGGGCGGCCGAGCTCTACCGGGCGGCGGTGGACGACGGCGGCGAGACCTACGGCGATGCCCGCGCCTACCTCGCCGACGCCCTGTTCGAGCTGGGCAGGGCCGACGAGGCGCGCGCGCTGGTCGAACGGATCCGCTCCGAGCGGCCCCGCGACCCCGAGGTCTACCGGACCGTCGCCGAGGTGCTGTACGCGCAGGGCGACGCCGCGGGCGCCCACGACTGGGCCACCTCGGGCGCCGACGTGGTCCTCGCGCTGCGCGACCGGGTGGTCGGCGTCGGCGCGGGCACGGGCTCCGCGCCGGACGACGCCGACGCCTCGTTCACCGCCGGGCCCGAGGACGTGGCGATCGCCGAGGACAGCCTGGAGGCCCTGCTGCGCCTCCGCTACCGCGCCCGCGTCGACCTGGGCCGCGCCGAGGACGACTACGACGCCCTCCTGGACGACCTCCTCAAGAACGCGTAG
- a CDS encoding NYN domain-containing protein, producing MDRCALFVDAGYLLADGAMAVHGTRHRETVSWDFGGLLQLLGNLARERTGIPLLRCYWYEATVEGRRAPEHEALADLPGLKLRLGRIRPGRREGVDTEIHRDLMTLARNGALADAVVVSGDEDLAQAVMDAQDLGVRVTVVHVAVDGNWTVSRALRQECDDLIEIGSGQLRPFVNLLAGMETGTATGGVTGGVTGGSTGGTGGGSGGSGSGTSTAPLSNGHGSSGTLGSLQPTGSHAGPPPSSPLTGHPLPAPPLAGQPQASTTGSGLAPISPPPSLGAGSGSGYGSTSGSVYGSGTGSGYESGSVPGYGSGSSGTTGQSGTAGTTNGTYSTGTYSTGTHSTGTHSTGTHSTGAHSTGGFSTTPDTGSGTGSHPALGFGGGMGTSASGASQAPPVMPSASPLHAAPTPGPTTTASTHQPTGPQYLPPAHAQPPSSPPHGPYTGPQQIAPLPAQQSAPTLADAVKAAHKEGQDFGESVARDAPALWLEAVLARKPRMPSDLEARLLQGSSLPIDFLLHDEVRHALRRGFWDALERSRR from the coding sequence ATGGATCGCTGCGCGCTGTTCGTAGACGCCGGCTACCTGCTGGCCGACGGCGCCATGGCGGTGCACGGCACCCGCCATAGGGAGACCGTCTCGTGGGACTTCGGCGGGCTGCTGCAGCTGCTCGGCAATCTGGCCCGCGAACGCACCGGCATCCCGCTGCTGCGCTGCTACTGGTACGAGGCGACGGTCGAGGGGCGCCGCGCTCCCGAGCACGAGGCGCTGGCCGACCTGCCGGGCCTGAAGCTGCGGCTGGGCCGCATCCGTCCCGGCCGCCGCGAGGGCGTCGACACCGAGATCCACCGTGACCTGATGACGCTGGCCCGCAACGGCGCGCTCGCCGACGCGGTGGTGGTCAGCGGCGACGAGGACCTCGCCCAGGCCGTCATGGACGCCCAGGACCTGGGTGTCCGCGTCACGGTGGTGCACGTCGCCGTGGACGGCAACTGGACGGTCTCCCGCGCGCTCCGCCAGGAGTGCGACGACCTCATCGAGATCGGCTCCGGCCAGCTGCGCCCGTTCGTCAACCTGCTGGCGGGCATGGAGACCGGCACCGCGACCGGCGGCGTGACCGGCGGCGTGACCGGCGGCTCGACCGGCGGCACCGGCGGCGGCTCGGGCGGTTCCGGGTCCGGGACGTCCACCGCCCCGCTGTCCAACGGGCACGGCTCCAGCGGCACGCTCGGCTCGCTCCAGCCCACGGGGTCGCACGCCGGCCCTCCCCCGTCCTCTCCGCTGACCGGCCACCCCCTGCCGGCCCCGCCCCTCGCCGGGCAGCCCCAGGCGTCCACCACGGGCTCGGGACTCGCCCCCATCAGCCCGCCGCCGAGCCTGGGCGCGGGGTCCGGCTCCGGCTACGGCTCCACCTCGGGATCCGTCTACGGCTCGGGGACGGGATCGGGCTACGAGTCCGGCTCCGTCCCGGGATACGGCTCGGGCTCGTCCGGCACCACCGGCCAGTCCGGGACGGCGGGCACCACGAACGGCACGTACAGCACGGGCACGTACAGCACGGGGACGCACAGCACGGGGACGCACAGCACGGGCACCCACAGCACAGGCGCGCACAGCACGGGCGGCTTCAGCACCACGCCGGACACGGGCTCGGGCACCGGTTCCCACCCGGCCCTCGGCTTCGGCGGCGGCATGGGCACGAGCGCCTCCGGCGCGTCCCAGGCCCCGCCGGTGATGCCGTCCGCGTCCCCGCTGCACGCGGCCCCGACGCCCGGCCCCACCACCACGGCCTCCACGCATCAGCCCACCGGGCCCCAGTACCTCCCGCCCGCGCACGCCCAGCCGCCCTCGTCGCCGCCGCACGGCCCCTACACCGGGCCGCAGCAGATCGCGCCGCTGCCCGCCCAGCAGAGCGCGCCCACCCTCGCCGACGCGGTCAAGGCCGCGCACAAGGAAGGCCAGGACTTCGGCGAGTCCGTCGCCCGCGACGCGCCCGCGCTGTGGCTGGAGGCGGTGCTCGCCCGCAAGCCCCGGATGCCCTCCGATCTGGAGGCGAGGCTGCTGCAGGGCTCCTCGCTCCCGATCGACTTCCTGTTGCACGACGAGGTACGGCACGCGCTCCGCCGGGGCTTCTGGGACGCCCTCGAACGTTCCCGCAGGTGA
- a CDS encoding sigma-70 family RNA polymerase sigma factor: MSETASDRPTPESSDAVLITRIRAGDVTAYGTLYERHLGAARGLARQLVEHHAAEEAVQETFAKVLDAIRRGGGPRTAFRPYLLTALRHTIYDRRRGEHRTEPTARIEEYDRGTPFADPALEELERAMVVKAFRSLPERWQAVLWHTEIERAKPADVAPILGLTANGVSALAYRAREGLRQAYLQMHLGDPPGPSSGSGGGPGERCRPVLEKLGPYVRGGLALRDARKVRRHLDGCDRCRDVHNELADVNTALREAMGPLLLGTATTAYVASKGGLTLGGILGPLQGLFQSLLHPHHMGVASTAATGLVLVTMIVVTSDGTADPSFSTSPGAGRPSATSSPAGAPGGHPRPEPGPPASPSRAPGPAIGTPQATVPGGPDTACPADPHRNRRGPATRGGGPGHDASRGAPHGRCGRPSHQGSNGRGHANPPGNRRGDGQGRAPEDRHGNGRPGKPGKGGHPRTGASPGRPSAPPGHTRPHPGRHGDRPHKR; encoded by the coding sequence GTGAGCGAGACCGCGTCCGATCGGCCCACGCCGGAATCCAGCGACGCGGTGCTCATCACCCGGATTCGCGCCGGGGACGTCACCGCGTACGGCACCCTCTACGAACGCCACCTGGGCGCGGCCCGCGGCCTCGCCCGGCAACTGGTCGAGCACCACGCCGCCGAGGAGGCGGTGCAGGAGACCTTCGCCAAGGTGCTGGACGCGATCCGGCGGGGCGGCGGCCCGCGGACGGCGTTCCGCCCGTACCTGCTCACCGCGCTCCGCCACACGATCTACGACCGCCGCCGCGGCGAGCACCGCACCGAGCCCACCGCGCGGATCGAGGAGTACGACCGGGGCACGCCCTTCGCCGACCCGGCGCTGGAGGAACTGGAACGCGCGATGGTCGTGAAGGCGTTCCGGTCCCTGCCCGAGCGCTGGCAGGCGGTGCTCTGGCACACCGAGATCGAGAGGGCCAAGCCGGCCGACGTGGCCCCCATCCTCGGCCTCACCGCCAACGGCGTCTCAGCGCTGGCCTACCGGGCGCGGGAGGGGCTGCGCCAGGCGTACCTCCAGATGCACCTGGGCGACCCTCCCGGGCCGTCCTCCGGCTCGGGAGGCGGCCCCGGCGAGCGATGCCGCCCGGTTCTGGAGAAGCTGGGCCCGTACGTGCGGGGAGGGCTGGCCCTCCGCGACGCGCGCAAGGTCCGCCGCCATCTGGACGGGTGCGACCGGTGCCGGGACGTCCACAACGAACTGGCCGACGTCAACACCGCCCTGCGCGAGGCGATGGGGCCGCTCCTGCTGGGGACGGCCACGACCGCCTACGTCGCGTCCAAGGGCGGCCTGACGCTCGGCGGCATCCTCGGCCCGCTCCAGGGCCTGTTCCAGAGCCTGCTCCATCCCCACCACATGGGGGTCGCGTCGACGGCCGCCACGGGCCTGGTCCTGGTGACCATGATCGTGGTGACCTCCGACGGCACCGCCGACCCGTCGTTCTCCACGTCACCGGGCGCCGGCCGTCCCTCGGCCACGTCCTCGCCCGCGGGGGCACCGGGCGGGCACCCCCGGCCCGAGCCCGGCCCGCCGGCGTCCCCCTCGCGGGCCCCCGGCCCCGCCATCGGCACTCCCCAGGCCACCGTGCCCGGCGGACCGGACACCGCCTGCCCGGCGGATCCGCACCGGAACCGCCGGGGCCCTGCCACGCGGGGCGGCGGCCCCGGCCACGACGCTTCGCGGGGCGCTCCGCACGGCCGGTGCGGCCGTCCCTCCCACCAGGGCTCGAACGGGCGAGGCCACGCGAACCCGCCCGGGAACCGGAGGGGCGACGGCCAGGGCAGGGCGCCCGAGGACCGGCACGGCAACGGCAGGCCGGGCAAGCCCGGTAAGGGCGGGCACCCGAGGACCGGGGCCTCGCCCGGGCGTCCCTCCGCTCCGCCGGGACACACCCGCCCGCACCCCGGGAGGCACGGCGACCGGCCGCACAAGCGATAG
- a CDS encoding class I SAM-dependent methyltransferase: MPIIAREQPGPSPAESHEARQMAESFGVDAQRYDRARPGYPDALVARIVDGSPGPDVLDVGCGTGIAARGFQAAGCAVLGVEPDARMADFARARGLRVEVATFEAWQPDGRTFDAVIAAQSWHWVDPAIGAVKAARVLRPGGRLAIFGHVFEPPAEVAEPLAAAFRRMVPDSPFNAGPARRPIDLYLEAYAKFADRIRETGRFDDPEQWRFDWERSYTRDQWLDLLPSTGGLTRLHPDRLAEIMDAVGGAIDSLGGHFTMNYTTLAATAVRAGTG; encoded by the coding sequence ATGCCCATAATAGCGCGAGAGCAACCGGGACCGTCCCCGGCGGAGTCGCATGAGGCCCGGCAGATGGCCGAGTCGTTCGGCGTGGACGCGCAACGCTACGACCGGGCCCGCCCCGGCTACCCCGACGCGCTGGTGGCGCGGATCGTCGACGGGAGCCCCGGGCCTGACGTGCTCGACGTCGGCTGCGGCACCGGCATCGCGGCCCGCGGGTTCCAGGCCGCCGGCTGCGCCGTGCTCGGCGTCGAGCCCGATGCGCGGATGGCCGACTTCGCGCGAGCCCGCGGCCTGCGGGTCGAGGTGGCGACCTTCGAGGCGTGGCAGCCGGACGGCCGGACGTTCGACGCGGTCATCGCCGCCCAGTCGTGGCACTGGGTGGATCCGGCCATCGGTGCCGTGAAGGCGGCGCGCGTGCTGCGTCCAGGGGGACGGCTGGCGATCTTCGGGCACGTGTTCGAGCCGCCCGCCGAGGTGGCCGAACCGCTGGCCGCCGCCTTCCGGCGGATGGTGCCCGACTCCCCGTTCAACGCCGGGCCGGCCCGGCGTCCGATCGACCTCTACCTGGAGGCCTACGCGAAGTTCGCCGACCGGATCCGCGAGACCGGACGGTTCGACGATCCCGAACAGTGGCGATTCGACTGGGAGCGCTCCTACACGCGCGACCAATGGCTGGACCTGCTGCCCAGCACCGGCGGCCTCACCCGGCTCCATCCCGACCGGCTGGCCGAGATCATGGACGCGGTCGGGGGCGCCATCGACTCCCTGGGCGGGCACTTCACGATGAACTACACCACCCTGGCCGCGACCGCCGTACGCGCCGGCACCGGCTGA
- a CDS encoding sensor histidine kinase has translation MRTAAAFTAVALLASVLASGVGYVLVRDAMLERTRDAVATQVRQTVERLVPVQMPANADRTLQATLQAALSTADRRQRACVVTSPPGRPVPSPAPGCLHVPVPAVFAARAVRAMVVQRVRHLGRPYLLVGTSVTVYRASAVGAQRTSPPIVLVSVSLDREAADLRSFIRAMVMADAAALLFGLGLALAAAHGLLRPVRRLGAGARALAEGELTTRVQVRGRDELADLAHTFNRAAGALETTVTELRALGEAARRFVADVSHELRTPLTAMTALTDVLEAEPDPTAARLVVAETRRLGALVEHLIEISRFDAGAAALVLDDVVVAEAVAAVLDARGWTGQVAVAAPGDLVVRVDPRRFDVIVANLVGNAFRHGRPPVRLEVRRAERDGVPGFELSVADSGPGIPDDLLPLIFDRFFKAEAARSRSAGSGLGLAIARENASLHGGTLEASAGPQAGAVFTLWLPVAGTQ, from the coding sequence ATGCGGACGGCAGCGGCGTTCACCGCCGTGGCGCTGCTGGCGTCGGTGCTGGCATCCGGCGTCGGGTACGTGCTGGTGCGCGACGCGATGCTGGAACGCACCCGGGACGCCGTGGCGACCCAGGTCCGGCAGACCGTCGAACGGCTGGTGCCCGTCCAGATGCCGGCGAACGCGGACAGGACCCTGCAGGCGACCCTGCAGGCGGCGTTGAGCACTGCCGACCGGCGCCAGCGGGCCTGCGTGGTGACGTCACCGCCGGGCCGGCCGGTGCCTTCGCCTGCCCCTGGCTGCCTGCACGTGCCGGTGCCCGCAGTGTTCGCGGCGCGGGCTGTGCGGGCCATGGTCGTTCAGCGAGTACGGCATCTGGGACGGCCGTACCTGCTGGTCGGGACGTCCGTGACCGTGTATCGTGCCTCGGCGGTCGGCGCGCAGCGCACTTCCCCACCGATCGTCCTGGTCAGCGTCAGCCTGGATCGGGAAGCCGCTGACCTACGGTCGTTCATCCGGGCGATGGTCATGGCGGATGCCGCTGCGCTGCTGTTCGGGCTAGGACTGGCATTGGCGGCCGCGCATGGGCTGCTGCGGCCGGTCCGGCGCCTTGGCGCGGGGGCACGGGCGCTCGCCGAGGGCGAGCTGACGACGCGAGTGCAGGTCCGGGGCCGGGACGAGCTGGCCGACCTGGCCCACACGTTCAATCGGGCGGCGGGCGCCCTGGAGACCACGGTGACCGAGCTGCGCGCGTTGGGGGAGGCGGCGCGGCGGTTCGTGGCGGACGTCTCCCATGAGCTGCGCACTCCGCTCACCGCGATGACCGCCCTCACCGACGTGCTGGAGGCCGAACCGGATCCGACGGCGGCGCGGCTGGTGGTGGCCGAGACGCGGCGGCTCGGCGCGCTGGTGGAGCACCTGATCGAGATCAGCCGGTTCGACGCTGGTGCGGCCGCGCTCGTCCTGGACGATGTGGTCGTGGCCGAGGCTGTTGCGGCCGTCCTCGACGCGCGCGGCTGGACCGGCCAAGTCGCGGTCGCGGCCCCCGGCGACCTGGTGGTCCGGGTGGACCCGCGCCGATTCGACGTCATCGTGGCCAACCTGGTTGGCAACGCGTTCCGGCACGGGCGGCCGCCGGTGCGCTTGGAGGTCCGCCGTGCCGAGCGCGACGGCGTGCCGGGGTTCGAACTCTCGGTCGCGGACTCGGGACCGGGCATCCCCGACGACCTGCTGCCACTGATCTTCGACCGGTTCTTCAAGGCCGAGGCGGCCCGCTCGCGGAGCGCGGGCAGCGGGTTGGGCCTGGCGATCGCGCGAGAGAACGCATCGCTCCACGGCGGGACGCTGGAAGCATCCGCCGGTCCCCAGGCGGGCGCGGTGTTCACCCTCTGGCTGCCCGTGGCGGGGACACAATGA